The Nitrospira sp. KM1 genome includes a window with the following:
- a CDS encoding sirohydrochlorin chelatase, producing the protein MMLLGLLFTPLVFFAGWVPTAVAAPAKVGFIVVAPDRGFLGNQEVRSLVEEFKQSYPAALGLVGREYTGVEGEYAVYLTRAVQELKQAGATEIIAIPLFLSEADPLLNRVKPLMPVYAGGLPIRWAPAMGQDYLIGQIILDRVDALSEHPESERLILVGTGATDDANDKALKADLDKLLAYVKRYKNFREAETVVYYDREAPNAEHKNKDIKDHMFAQMAKHGRTLLVPAFIGPKFDHSMSLTTWLDAQFKNTHVVYKPVELLPHPNALLWLKKTANKETPAAANKIGVVIMPHGSTQPWNDAVEATIKPLMSKYPIEMAYGMADPQIIQEAVSRLEQRGMTRIVFVRMYALDHHMKSLTDYILGLSHHPQSGGHGGHDHHAAPPHQVRTAALFSTFGGYEQNPDIALILHKRIAEVSTDPAKETVLLVAHGEGTDEGNDKWLAVMNQNIERLRQDPHCAQLRAVKALTVREDWPKQREKAVAEVRAVIEEAGKQGRVLVIANRLYGSGPYKKMLNGLTYEINEKGLVDPIMTRWLEDGLTRVTAELTHSKNEQSASAQP; encoded by the coding sequence ATGATGCTTCTAGGCTTGCTGTTCACACCGCTGGTGTTCTTTGCCGGCTGGGTTCCAACTGCCGTTGCAGCGCCGGCAAAGGTCGGATTTATCGTGGTCGCGCCCGACCGCGGCTTTCTTGGAAATCAGGAAGTCCGATCGCTCGTGGAAGAATTCAAGCAATCATATCCGGCTGCGCTCGGATTAGTCGGGCGAGAGTACACCGGAGTAGAGGGTGAATATGCCGTCTACCTGACCAGAGCGGTTCAGGAGCTGAAGCAGGCCGGCGCCACCGAGATCATAGCGATCCCTTTGTTTCTCTCCGAGGCCGATCCGCTCCTTAACCGTGTCAAGCCCTTGATGCCCGTCTATGCTGGTGGCCTTCCCATACGGTGGGCTCCGGCCATGGGGCAGGACTACCTCATCGGTCAGATTATCCTGGATCGAGTCGATGCCCTGAGCGAGCATCCCGAGTCGGAGCGGTTGATTCTCGTCGGAACCGGCGCGACAGATGACGCCAACGACAAAGCATTGAAAGCCGATTTGGACAAGCTCCTGGCATATGTCAAGCGCTATAAAAATTTTCGAGAGGCGGAAACGGTCGTGTATTACGACCGTGAAGCGCCGAACGCAGAACACAAAAACAAGGACATCAAAGATCATATGTTCGCCCAGATGGCCAAGCACGGGCGGACCCTCCTTGTTCCTGCCTTTATCGGACCCAAATTCGATCATTCCATGTCGCTCACCACGTGGCTCGATGCCCAGTTCAAGAACACGCATGTCGTCTATAAGCCGGTTGAATTGCTGCCACATCCGAATGCGCTGTTGTGGCTGAAGAAAACTGCGAACAAGGAAACTCCGGCGGCGGCAAACAAGATCGGGGTCGTCATCATGCCGCACGGGTCCACGCAGCCATGGAATGACGCGGTCGAAGCAACGATCAAACCGCTCATGTCCAAATATCCCATCGAAATGGCGTATGGCATGGCCGACCCGCAGATTATTCAGGAAGCCGTCTCACGGCTGGAACAGCGCGGTATGACGCGCATCGTATTCGTCCGGATGTATGCCCTGGATCACCACATGAAATCGCTCACGGACTACATTCTCGGCCTCAGCCACCATCCCCAGTCGGGCGGCCACGGCGGGCACGATCACCACGCCGCCCCTCCGCATCAAGTGAGAACCGCGGCGCTCTTCTCCACCTTCGGCGGATATGAGCAGAACCCGGACATCGCTCTCATCCTCCACAAACGAATCGCCGAGGTGAGCACAGACCCCGCTAAGGAAACCGTGTTGCTCGTGGCGCACGGCGAGGGCACCGACGAAGGTAACGACAAATGGCTCGCCGTGATGAATCAGAACATCGAACGCCTGCGACAGGATCCTCATTGCGCACAACTCAGGGCCGTCAAAGCATTGACCGTCCGTGAGGACTGGCCCAAACAACGGGAGAAAGCGGTCGCTGAAGTACGCGCAGTGATCGAAGAAGCCGGCAAACAGGGGCGGGTCCTCGTCATTGCCAACCGGCTCTACGGATCCGGTCCCTATAAGAAG